A single region of the Thermoanaerobacterium aotearoense genome encodes:
- a CDS encoding thymidine kinase yields MMYGPKDHGYIEVVTGPMFSGKSEELIRRIKRAKIARQKVQVFKPAIDDRYSIDKVVSHNGDNMHAIAIVKASDILAYAEEDTDVFAIDEVQFFDSEIVDIVKEIADSGKRVICAGLDMDFRGEPFGPTPELMAIAEFVDKLTAICMKCGNPATRTQRLINGKPANYDDPIIMVGAKESYEARCRKCHEVPRT; encoded by the coding sequence ATGATGTATGGGCCTAAAGACCACGGGTACATAGAAGTTGTAACTGGTCCCATGTTCAGTGGAAAAAGTGAGGAACTTATAAGAAGGATAAAGAGAGCTAAGATTGCCAGGCAAAAAGTTCAGGTTTTCAAACCGGCTATAGACGATAGGTATTCCATAGACAAAGTCGTATCTCATAACGGCGACAACATGCACGCCATTGCCATAGTAAAGGCTTCTGACATATTGGCTTATGCTGAAGAAGATACGGATGTATTTGCTATAGATGAAGTTCAATTTTTTGATTCTGAAATAGTCGACATCGTAAAAGAGATTGCCGATAGCGGGAAAAGAGTCATATGTGCAGGGCTTGACATGGACTTTAGAGGTGAACCATTTGGTCCGACTCCAGAATTGATGGCCATAGCTGAATTTGTCGATAAGCTTACTGCTATATGCATGAAGTGTGGCAATCCTGCTACTCGCACGCAAAGGCTTATAAATGGGAAGCCTGCCAATTACGACGATCCCATTATAATGGTTGGAGCAAAGGAGTCTTATGAAGCAAGGTGTAGAAAGTGCCATGAAGTCCCGCGGACTTAA